A region from the Branchiostoma lanceolatum isolate klBraLanc5 chromosome 2, klBraLanc5.hap2, whole genome shotgun sequence genome encodes:
- the LOC136429001 gene encoding forkhead box protein B1-like, with translation MALPNSWTTPLTFHGTRDDSCSGPGAGSAESVASLSPPSESNSDDPAETPDSTTSDASSNSSEEKGEDADAKPPYSYIALIVMALRSSPLGALPLTGIYEFIERTFPYFQRNRRRWQNSIRHNLSLNDCFVKVPRSCEQPGKGGLWALHPDCGNMFAKGSYLRRTARFRSSKTEESQDGRALYSLMHPMFRAGPYGPVGSKGAPEVRPVRYTDIPSATRAEEPTSAPRRTPPTVPQNNTALPYSPSLIPGSCTRSYGNEMVSPSSRPVSSSAGGSATLSPPGVAPYRPVSGPFPGVMPPLVPVSPPARLPSPYLPGYPYCYGYPFLVPLPSLRQ, from the exons ATGGCCCTACCGAACTCTTGGACCACGCCGCTAACCTTCCACGGCACGCGCGACGACTCCTGCTCGGGGCCGGGAGCGGGCAGCGCCGAGAGCGTCGCGTCTCTGTCGCCGCCGTCCGAGTCAAACTCCGACGACCCCGCCGAGACGCCGGACAGCACCACGTCAGACGCGTCTTCCAATTCCTCTGAGGAGAAAGGAGAG GACGCCGACGCGAAACCGCCCTATTCGTACATCGCTCTGATCGTGATGGCGTTACGCAGTTCGCCGCTAGGGGCGCTGCCGCTGACGGGCATCTATGAGTTCATCGAGCGGACGTTCCCGTACTTTCAGCGGAACAGGCGGAGGTGGCAGAACTCCATCCGGCACAACCTCTCTCTCAACGACTGCTTCGTCAAG GTGCCTCGGTCCTGCGAGCAGCCGGGGAAGGGCGGTTTGTGGGCGCTGCATCCCGACTGCGGCAACATGTTCGCCAAGGGGAGCTACTTACGGCGGACCGCACGGTTCAG GAGCTCCAAAACAGAGGAATCGCAGGACGGCCGTGCTCTGTACTCGCTCATGCATCCAATGTTCAGGGCGGGCCCATACGGCCCCGTGGGTAGTAAGGGAGCCCCAGAGGTTCGACCCGTTCGCTACACGGACATTCCCAGCGCAACGAGGGCGGAAGAACCGACATCTGCTCCCAGAAGAACACCACCTACAGTACCCCAAAACAACACCGCCCTCCCATACAGTCCCAGCTTGATCCCAGGGTCCTGTACACGAAGCTATGGGAACGAGATGGTATCCCCATCCTCCCGTCCCGTATCGTCATCTGCTGGCGGCAGTGCAACCCTGTCGCCGCCAGGGGTCGCTCCTTACCGCCCGGTGTCGGGACCGTTCCCGGGAGTCATGCCGCCTCTGGTGCCGGTGTCGCCCCCCGCGAGACTACCGTCCCCCTACCTGCCGGGATACCCCTACTGTTACGGGTACCCCTTCCTGGTGCCGCTACCGTCCCTCCGACAGTGA
- the LOC136429002 gene encoding hepatoma-derived growth factor-related protein 2-like, which translates to MRRARAVFRPNVKSVAAASRGKPASTKELPAKVIDDKPKDDDKQEKTTVNTAKPEAKQQPETAVKKVSTPPSQKTDSNSSTRPAAPNKASSKQTETSASQSDDKNASKNTTDSCNTNNTLANNADKNKTATVNNKTAAVKTQKEVKASNNEGQKSATVAGRRKRVMAVPNLGRRRQGASAPGKPAVTEKEPTPSDGEKKEEAGQKQFQEPPPVQRMSEAFGSKPPPRHIPPLVIPRRRLDSTSSVDGREGSERPLTIPHRERRVSGMYTPNIQPERRREKEQEEEEGPAKRRQRHNQSKPPDKNRMTMADLIYYNPKVNMMKSTEEKAKKQKEKKKQKQEVDTASEMGQEEEEEREEELLEEEGSQDQPPVDEDPDVDDSLLVPQVRVAEDGTIVLNEQTLTVSTPAKKAGSDIIQEDESNTTYSSFRKKVPQTQAWNMKETIKFYKALSTVGTDFTLMAAMLPKRTRTQLKAKFKKEEKQNRTLVDRALSLRQEFDQSIFDQSDSDSEDEKKKKRKDQASRRGKGRPRGAENEESGQSGGKRKVSGERDGEPVPVRCVMSSPLTVSPKNAAGFPSYGSARPDTSRDGAEAGTREHTEDADDENEDEETRIVQMLKGPTRAGRQPKRVQTFSINVEPTKKRPRPPTVVNRASPIGSPPRFSPGQSPIGSSPRKRWLYIPGETGPRAERNQSQESSREQENEPIQELVETVMIQSPVRFESPEMQQQPIPQLIQGTALNGSVVVGDVEELVFTDDEGNRPTATTTAQYTLVIPVVDTNSSSGQQTVSVVVPSSSNSQSGQQTLSVVVPSSSNSPSGQQTVSVVVPSSSATHNTSMDGNTSGGSERLSLSFVTGEHLTARDILEQMQMEGRRGEEEEEEEEVPVVIGEEMITEIVTEMAKEQPDVDSTVDKGAAGLEAES; encoded by the exons AAAGTCATAGACGACAAGCCAAAAGATGACGACAAACAAGAGAAGACAACCGTCAATACAGCCAAGCCAGAAGCCAAGCAGCAACCTGAAACGGCAGTTAAGAAAGTTTCAACACCACCGTCTCAAAAAACCGACTCAAACTCTTCAACAAGACCTGCTGCACCAAACAAAGCATCCAGCAAACAGACAGAAACATCTGCAAGCCAAAGTGATGACAAAAATGCCAGTAAAAACACAACAGATTCCTGTAACACCAATAACACTCTGGCAAACAATGCTGACAAAAACAAGACTGCAACTGTGAACAACAAGACTGCAGCGGTTAAGACTCAGAAGGAAGTGAAGGCTTCTAACAATGAAGGACAGAAATCGGCCACAGTTGCGGGACGCAGGAAGCGAGTAATGGCGGTACCGAACTTGGGACGGCGGAGACAGGGTGCCTCAGCACCTGGGAAACCTGCGGTAACGGAGAAGGAGCCGACGCCTAGTGACggggagaagaaggaggaggcgggacagaaacagttccaggAGCCGCCACCCGTACAGAGGATGTCAGAGGCTTTTGGGAG CAAACCCCCTCCCCGCCACATTCCACCGCTGGTCATCCCGAGGCGGAGACTGGACTCCACGTCGAGCGTGGACGGTCGGGAGGGTTCGGAGCGCCCCCTGACTATTCCACACAGAGAGAGGAGAGTCAGCGGGATGTACACACCCAACATCCAGCCGGAGAGGAGAAGGGAGAAGGAACAGGAAGAAGAGGag GGTCCAGCAAAGCGCAGACAGCGGCACAACCAGAGCAAACCTCCCGACAAGAACAGGATGACCATGGCCGACCTCATCTACTACAACCCCAAGGTCAACATGATGAA ATCAACAGAGGAGAAGGCAAAGAAACAGAAGGAAAAGAAGAAGCAAAAACAGGAGGTTGATACGGCGAGTGAGATgggtcaggaggaggaggaggagagggaGGAGGAACTGTTGGAGGAGGAAGGGAG CCAAGACCAGCCCCCCGTGGATGAAGACCCAGACGTGGATGACAGCCTGTTGGTGCCGCAGGTCCGAGTCGCTGAGGACGGAACCATTGTTCTCAACGAACAAAc CCTGACCGTCTCCACCCCTGCGAAGAAGGCGGGGTCGGACATCATTCAGGAGGACGAGTCCAACACGACCTACTCCAGCTTCCGCAAGAAGGTCCCGCAGACGCAGGCGTGGAACATGAAAG AAACGATCAAGTTCTACAAAGCCCTGAGCACAGTCGGCACCGACTTCACTCTCATGGCGGCCATGTTGCCCAAGAGGACAAGGACACAGCTCAAG GCCAAGTTTAAGAAGGAAGAGAAACAGAACAGGACGTTGGTGGACAGAGCGCTCTCCCTGAGACAGGAGTTTGACCAGTCGATCTTCGACCAGTCGGACTCGGACTCGGAAgatgagaagaagaagaagaggaaggacCAGGCCTCCAGGAGGGGGAAGGGGCGGCCGAGGGGGGCCGAGAATGAGGAGTCTGGGCAGTCTGGAGGGAAAA GAAAGGTGAGTGGCGAGCGTGATGGTGAGCCAGTCCCCGTGCGGTGCGTGATGTCGTCACCCCTCACCGTTTCACCCAAGAACGCAGCCGGGTTCCCCAGCTACGGGTCGGCCCGTCCGGACACGAGCAGGGATGGCGCCGAGGCGGGTACCAGGGAACACACGGAAGATGCTGACGATGAAAATGAAGACGAGGAGACGAGAATCGTCCAGATGTTGAAAGGACCGACGCGCGCAGGCCGGCAACCCAAGCGGGTCCAGACCTTCAGTATCAACGTGGAGCCCACCAAGAAACGTCCGCGCCCTCCCACGGTGGTGAACCGTGCGTCCCCCATCGGTAGCCCTCCACGATTCTCCCCTGGACAGAGTCCGATCGGGAGCTCGCCTCGTAAGCGGTGGCTTTACATCCCCGGAGAGACCGGGCCACGAGCCGAGAGGAACCAGTCACAGGAGTCAAGCAGGGAGCAAGAAAACGAACCCATACAAGAGTTGGTGGAGACCGTGATGATACAAAGCCCAGTCAGATTCGAATCACCGGAGATGCAGCAACAACCCATTCCGCAACTCATCCAGGGCACTGCTCTCAACGGTAGTGTGGTGGTTGGTGATGTGGAAGAACTGGTCTTCACAGACGACGAAGGAAACCGGCCCACCGCGACCACCACTGCCCAGTACACTCTGGTTATACCGGTGGTCGACACAAATTCTTCGAGTGGGCAGCAGACGGTTTCCGTTGTCGTTCCATCCAGTTCAAATTCCCAGAGCGGACAGCAAACATTATCTGTCGTTGTTCCCTCCAGTTCGAATTCTCCAAGCGGGCAGCAGACTGTTTCAGTCGTTGTTCCGTCTAGTTCCGCTACACACAACACCTCGATGGACGGAAACACAAGCGGGGGTTCTGAACGGCTGTCGCTCAGCTTCGTAACCGGGGAACACCTGACGGCAAGGGATATTCTAGAGCAGATGCAGATGGAGGGGAGGCGgggggaggaggaagaggaggaggaggaggtaccAGTTGTTATCGGGGAGGAGATGATCACAGAGATCGTGACAGAAATGGCTAAAGAGCAGCCAGATGTGGACAGTACTGTGGACAAGGGTGCTGCGGGGTTAGAGGCGGAGAGCTAG
- the LOC136429008 gene encoding probable alpha-ketoglutarate-dependent hypophosphite dioxygenase, protein MSLQWPPLQGPEQWLLQQDTEKWAEQFSRDGYLVVHNLIGMEEVKLYRDVYRQMVQGDIDTSLHRHDLGNQDERKRPNVENICQIMWPSTYVQNLDRGPIHARAEAIARLLLGEDMAFDFDMLIYKAPQTNTCTPWHQDEGYWPDMPDKRAVSCWVALDDATVDNGCMWFVPGSHQQPIRPHRPVKEGVHVMMTDHCSEDEGRPMAIPAGSCTLHTGRTLHYTRGNTTDRERRAYIVNFRPADMVRWEREHKFDHGKKGIQNVLELDQKEAS, encoded by the exons ATGTCACTCCAGTGGCCGCCCCTTCAGGGCCCAGAACAATGGCTTCTACAGCAGGACACAGAGAAGTGGGCGGAGCAGTTCAGCCGGGACGGATATCTG GTGGTGCATAATCTGATCGGTATGGAAGAAGTCAAGCTGTACAGAG ACGTGTACCGCCAGATGGTGCAGGGAGACATCGACACAAGCTTACATCGGCACGATCTGGGAAACCAGG ACGAAAGAAAACGCCCCAATGTGGAGAACATCTGTCAAATCATGTGGCCGAGTACTTACGTTCAGAACCTGGACAGG GGTCCCATCCACGCACGTGCAGAAGCCATCGCACGGCTACTTCTGGGAGAAGACATGGCGTTTGACTTCGACATGCTGATCTACAAG GCGCCCCAGACGAACACCTGCACCCCCTGGCACCAGGATGAGGGTTACTGGCCCGACATGCCCGACAAACGGGCCGTCTCCTGCTGG GTTGCTCTGGACGACGCGACCGTTGATAACGGCTGCATGTGGTTCGTTCCCGGGTCCCACCAGCAGCCAATCCGGCCGCACCGGCCAGTGAAGGAGGGTGTGCACGTGATGATGACAGACCACTGCTCAGAG GATGAGGGGAGACCCATGGCCATCCCGGCGGGGTCCTGTACCCTCCACACCGGCCGCACTCTGCACTACACCCGGGGGAACACCACGGACCGGGAACGACGCGCCTACATCGTCAACTTCCGCCCGGCCGACATGGTGCGCTGGGAACGAGAACACAAGTTCGATCACGGCAAGAAG GGCATCCAGAATGTTCTTGAACTTGACCAGAAGGAGGCTAGCTAA